In Anticarsia gemmatalis isolate Benzon Research Colony breed Stoneville strain chromosome 4, ilAntGemm2 primary, whole genome shotgun sequence, the DNA window CATTACagtcaaataaaatttgtataatatgaGTAAAATTTCAAGTAATTAGAAGTATGAAAGCTGCAATTATATTCGAGCGCCGACAGACCCCACCTTGCCTTATCTCAGAAAACTGTCACTGTGATCCGTTAGGCGTAATTTTTGGACTCCGATGCACCCCCGCGCACCCCCTCTAATGTATATAACATACGAGTGATCATTAGGTAATTATCGTCATTGGTTTATTAGAAATTCGCTTAATTATATACCTGCTGTATACTACGTGTCCTCCGATGTGAAAAGACGTTTGgatgtatgtaaataatgattattattataagtagttaaTGTTTAACGGTTTGAGCGATTGCGGCATACGACGAAAACAATCACGTCTAAATTGAGGCTATCGGGAACTACCTCTAGTTGTCGATGTAACTGTATCTCAGTAAAGTTTTCGTCGTGTCGATGCCGCGTGAGCTCCGACGGAGGATATTGGACGTGCACTCAGTATTGCGGTATTGCGGTATTGCTCCCGAACCAACACGCttcttattttatgtaattgtaCGTATTGTGTTTCCAGACTTTCCGAGATCTCGTATTATGTTAAGTTTTAAGTACACGACTGTTCATTTTACACACAAGTGATCTTTAGTTGGTAGGACATCGCGTTTGTATTCTACTTTATACTGTTTATACCCACGGCCAGTCAGCCAAGGCTTTTCTATTAGTTGTAAGTGATCGCACACTCGGTAGCTCACGCGCAAGCGGAGGGATGTACCTTCTTAttaattttcatgtaaatattaGTCGTAATGCGGTAAGACTCTTAGTTTCGTGTTAACATTAGACGCCTCTGTTCTTAGTTTGTGTTCAGTAATCCcacattaattttgtataataatgtccacaatattataaaaaagtaaaaaaaaaatacaaaatatgaaaatgaattgTATTCTTCGTTTTAATGTAATgacattttgatttaatttactattattaccaGTCGTAATGTAAATAGATACTTTGTGCACTGATAGTCGTGTTTAAGTTACTTTAGATATTAATATCAAATGGCTGTATCGTTTCTCTTAATGTAAAGCCGAAGACACAACGTTCACGATAAGACTTAAGCTGCGTGCACGATGGACAGTACAGTGGGGATTATTGTACGGATTACCTTTGAGACATAATCGAAGTTGACCTATTGTTCTGTTCGTTGTGTGTTCGCGCCCTTAGTAGAGATGTTTGCTTTGCGATTAAGTCCTCTGTCAACATGTCCTAATGTATAGAATGTTTAGTTAATGTGTCTTATGGACATTTAGTATTGTGATTTAGTTTGTTCACATGTACACAGCCAGCCAGAAActtaatgtaattgtaaatataaatgataCGTGTTTCTGTCGTGTACGGAATAGTTGCATTTTACCATTGTTGCGAACTGCCAAaactattgtaataattttgtagCGTTATGTGTTACGTGCCACTTATGTACTGTACTAGAATATCttccatttatattattttgtaaacgtTTGCTCAAAGGAGTGCGTGATGGACGATGTCAGGTGTCAAGTGTAGTGTCAATAGTGCGGGTAGTCGGTGCGTGGGTGGCACGTGCACGCGCGTAGAGCGAGCCGGCGTAGCAACTGAGTCCGGCTTCGCGACACTGTGTAACAATAAACTACTGCATAATtatatgtgtttattatttatcctTATAAATACACTCCCGCACTCAAATAGTTTTGTGTTGTGTACTTTAAACATGCAATGAATTAACACACACAATTTATCTTAACTACTTATTTTGTGGATCATATGAATGGTTACTTCTCTTGTATCTATAATAGTGCCTTGATGACCAATTAAACCATACAGCGCTAGATTACTTATGTTCATATTTTTGATTGAGACAATTCATATtacaaaaaggaaaataaattatgcaatGACTAgttcttaaaacatttaattcaatGTATTAATACAAACTCAACATACGGATAGGAACTCAACATACATAGGAATTTCAGACTTTTAAATGCCAATACTTTCTAATGGTGCGTACAGTAAGCTAACATTTGACGGATGACGCCCAATTCGTCCTGCGCACGAACTGTACATTCACTACAAAACTGGTTCTGTGCCGAACCTCTTTAAGGAAGCTCAAAATGAGTTACTCGGGACTAGGCTTGTAAACGTACACGTCACAtaagcccggtttctgagggACATAaagcgttagtttatctattcaaactcatgtttatatgagcttaaacactattgaatagactataaactaccgctaaatgtacctcagaaaccgagggttagtacTTTACGTATACCTGCACAAAAGTCGCGAGCACGTCGAATGTGTAAGGTCCGTTGCATTGCCTCTAAACTAGGCGAAATCTATCAAATATTGTGATGTTATATTACTGTACGCACAATAATAATccaatttcattttttaacTTCTTTTTCACAAACGAAACCGTATAAATGTGTGCAGTCCACGTCGTTCAGTTTGCCGTCGTTTTGGAACACAGAGCCGCAGTACTCGCGGCCTAATGCGTTGTTCGGCTCGTTGGGAGACCACTGGCTGAATCCTGCTTGTTCTAGCGTTTGATCTATAACAACAGTATTTTGTATTAggtatttgtaaaattgttacTGAGGAGAGAAATGTGAGAGGCCTAGTGGAATATTACAGAGGGCTAGAAACTTGACTGATGATGTTATTGATGTTGATCTTTTATCATAGGGAATAGGGGTGGAAATCGTACCACGATATCGTATTAATGTAGATGCTCTTGGTTTCTCACTTCTTAATTATTTGGCTATAATTAACTCTGCAAAAATGCTTATCTCGAGACGACAGGGACTTCACCGACTACAAGGCAAAAGAGGCCAAGCACATTccaaactataaataaagtactttgtggtcaagacaaacaaataaaatcattctGGGAATCAAACCAATGAATAGGGATACTAAAGCAGAAGTATACACTTTCATTAATGTACCTAAATCTACCtaaaaaagaaagtaaataGGTACTACTATTTGGACCACCTGTCATAAAATTCAAGAGACTAGAgcatatctatattaatattataacattgtatgtttgtttgatcgcgctaatcttaggaattgctggtgcgaattgaaaaattattttactgttggatagcctgtttattgaggaaggctataggctatataatattacgCTACAAATATTAGGAGCGAAGATGCAATGAAAAATgattcaaaaacggggaaaattacgaccaattctctcttatgtgacgcaagcgaagttgcgctggtcagatAGTCTATCATAAAATTTGTACACAAAACTTACTAAAGATAGTTTTGAAGATCCTCGGAGCAGCTGTCGTTCCAGCCGCAGGCGTAGCTGGTTTATCCGCTCTGAAGCCAGCTAAGAAGAACCACGAGAATCTAGCTGTAGCAAACTTCGGTTGAGAGCAGGTTAAGTTTTGTACTATTTCACGTTCGGTTTCCGAGTTGAGTACGACTAGATGGGCCAGTTCTGACCGACATTCTTCGTACGCCTCGCTCCATGTGTAGACTATGCGAGGAATCTTGTAGCAACTGCGTACTGATGCGAAGTACTGGTAACCTGTGGATTTTGACGTCATTTGTGAATCAttggctgcctccgtggcgcagtggtttaggtcaattgcgtcgggaggtcgtgggttcgattcccacacggaacaattaacTTTATACGTTTATGAGAGTGATGGTATTATAGAGAGTGTAGTTAAGGGGCCTCTAAACAATGTCCCTAGAAAAAGCCACTTTCTATGTGAGACTCAAAAATCAACCCATGTTAAATTAGGTAAATGTGGGTGAATCCAATTTATAccaagatttaaaatattacaggcactaaaaagctttaaaaatattggttattCATGTGATGCTATACAGATTACCTATTTTTTTAGCTTATCAAAGTAAATTATGAATCAATAATTACCTGTAGCATAAACTTCGCAGTGTGGGTCATAGGGCGCATCTCTGGCGTTAACCTTACAGATGAACGGCAAAGAACGGTAGCACCTCATGTTCTCCACAGCGCCCTCTCGCGTCACCACCATGCAACCGTTAGCGTTCCTTCTGTCCGAGTCGGTCTCAGGCGGGTTTACTACACacaaacacataattattattgaccaAACAAACCGCAGCtatttagaatttataatattttacagttacgaaaaacttcatatttttaatctatttagtgACTTGATATAAAGAGTATCTTAATCTTGGAACAAACGACATGACATGAAAGCccaattacatattaaaatatttgtgtaaggTACATAAATgacgggtctatcccactagtcccgttgagttgtcccgtgacgggacaactggcactattttgtcccagttgtcccgtggcgggactagtgacactgttttggtcgcaGTTGTCCCGTGgtgggacaagtgacactgttttggtgccagttgtcccgttgcagagaATCATGGGACTACTGGGACAGACGGAAGCGTCAATCCCA includes these proteins:
- the LOC142972559 gene encoding uncharacterized protein LOC142972559, which translates into the protein MESYVLLVLSALLLSTAAEIPYPRDTKQYREDYEYNPDTNAFYKLHIESRQGWNVDNVCKVEGAELMSPATDNDIIQLHGMFKKYPDLGDYVYVANDGRDHESAEEQPIIDLNPPETDSDRRNANGCMVVTREGAVENMRCYRSLPFICKVNARDAPYDPHCEVYATGYQYFASVRSCYKIPRIVYTWSEAYEECRSELAHLVVLNSETEREIVQNLTCSQPKFATARFSWFFLAGFRADKPATPAAGTTAAPRIFKTIFNQTLEQAGFSQWSPNEPNNALGREYCGSVFQNDGKLNDVDCTHLYGFVCEKEVKK